In Populus alba chromosome 9, ASM523922v2, whole genome shotgun sequence, a genomic segment contains:
- the LOC118059080 gene encoding uncharacterized protein, with amino-acid sequence MAIQLENLVQSIKSKVRALKKSKKPYIKMDKSASVKVEIRSRKARRLIDKTLQVADRPGKRTIS; translated from the coding sequence ATGGCAATTCAGCTAGAGAATCTGGTGCAgtcaatcaaatcaaaagttagagCCTTGAAGAAGTCCAAGAAACCATACATCAAGATGGACAAGAGTGCAAGTGTTAAGGTTGAGATCCGTAGCAGAAAAGCAAGAAGACTTATTGACAAGACTCTCCAAGTTGCTGATCGTCCTGGGAAACGCACCATTTCTTGA
- the LOC118059081 gene encoding senescence-associated carboxylesterase 101 isoform X2: MSISVCDTFSRCISGLDLADLVVNADLLQLSCDAIEDLHAETNPHQQLSSTLSVRHKLVQQSNCTIIAFATSPLCTKDHILQGGDLVSSSTLKEQKFPLFDFLRSNGNPSFSILRVAINLFKDYFPELSQLKDQIHDSTTEELLVNSRLIVTGHSLGGTVASLFTLWLLDNIKKTAGRNQLPFCITFGSPLIGDQGLQRAISEHSQWNSCFLHVAAFKDLSPRILITSQPNPQYKPFGTYFFCSELGCNCVDDPEVVSRLLKSTITPVSAEEMGIDDYSGTVKHLKSGLIMKDNSQLGQPVTPSLRPGMILQLKAIGFEITAQQQNNSINDLISELERHENQMAQQMKAIDLNEKLNMVKIRMAYLEWYKKDCKAKGAGYYDSYKNLSCKRDREVTKHKKVLSDYWKKLVEDFERKPQKEGAFMRETWLFAGTNYRRMVEPLDIAEYYRQTGKRDYLTHGRSRHYILLEQWQKEQTEKLAGPPNDKKKQSVAGILTEDSCFWMKVEEALISCKLLRDETSSTSEKQSAREFLNTFEQYVMDQINNYAVSPEIFLEKSSFTKWWKDFQGIIETSHNSPLTDFMKKGSYLQYKRGQF; the protein is encoded by the exons ATGTCCATCTCTGTTTGTGACACCTTTTCCAG ATGTATCAGCGGGCTAGATTTGGCAGACTTGGTGGTCAACGCCGACCTGCTCCAGCTTTCATGTGATGCCATAGAGGACCTGCACGCAGAAACCAATCCACATCAACAATTGTCCAGCACCCTGTCTGTAAGACACAAACTTGTTCAACAATCGAATTGCACCATCATAGCTTTTGCCACTTCACCTCTCTGTACAAAAGACCATATTTTACAAGGAGGAGATTTGGTTTCATCATCAACTCTCAAGGAGCAGAAGTTTCCTCTCTTCGACTTCCTACGCTCCAATGGCAATCCGTCCTTCTCCATTCTTAGAGTTGCAATAAACCTTTTTAAGGACTATTTTCCGGAGCTCTCTCAACTCAAAGATCAA ATCCATGATTCGACGACTGAAGAATTACTAGTGAACTCTCGGTTGATTGTTACTGGACATTCTCTTGGAGGAACAGTTGCTTCTCTCTTTACTCTATGGTTGTTAGACAACATAAAAAAGACAGCCGGAAGAAATCAACTCCCCTTCTGCATCACTTTTGGTTCACCCCTTATAGGCGACCAAGGCCTCCAACGAGCCATCTCAGAACATTCACAGTGGAATTCTTGTTTTCTACACGTTGCTGCCTTCAAGGACCTATCCCCAAGAATTTTGATAACTTCACAGCCTAATCCTCAGTACAAGCCTTTCGGTACATATTTCTTCTGTTCTGAGCTGGGATGCAACTGTGTTGATGACCCTGAAGTGGTTTCAAGGTTATTGAAAAGCACAATAACTCCAGTTTCCGCTGAAGAAATGGGGATTGATGATTATAGCGGAACAGTGAAGCATCTGAAGTCGGGGCTTATCATGAAGGATAATTCACAACTTGGCCAACCAGTTACGCCTTCACTTCGGCCAGGGATGATTTTACAACTGAAAGCCATTGGATTTGAAATAACTGCTCAG CAGCAGAACAACAGCATCAATGATCTTATTTCAGAATTGGAAAGACACGAAAATCAAATGGCACAACAAATGAAGGCTATTGACCTGAACGAAAAACTAAACATGGTTAAGATAAGAATGGCCTACTTAGAATGGTACAAGAAAGACTGCAAGGCTAAGGGGGCAGGCTACTATGATAGTTACAAGAACCTGTCCTGCAAAAGAGATAGAGAGGTTACCAAGCACAAGAAAGTTCTCTCCGATTACTGGAAAAAATTGGTGGAGGACTTTGAGCGAAAACCCCAGAAAGAAGGAGCATTTATGCGGGAGACATGGCTTTTCGCTGGAACAAATTATAGAAGAATGGTTGAACCACTTGACATTGCTGAATACTATAGACAGACTGGGAAACGAGACTATCTAACTCATGGAAGATCCAGACATTATATTCTGCTGGAGCAATGGCAAAAGGAGCAGACAGAAAAACTTGCAGGCCCACCAAATGATAAGAAGAAACAAAGTGTGGCTGGTATTCTAACAGAGGATTCTTGCTTTTGGATGAAAGTGGAGGAGGCTCTCATTTCTTGCAAATTGTTGAGGGATGAAACCTCCAGTACTTCAGAGAAACAGTCAGCGAGAGAGTTTCTGAATACTTTCGAGCAATATGTGATGGACCAAATTAATAACTATGCGGTGTCTCCTGagattttcttggaaaaaagCAGTTTTACGAAATGGTGGAAAGACTTTCAGGGAATCATTGAAACATCCCATAATTCTCCTCTCACTGACTTCATGAAGAAAGGCAGTTATCTCCAATATAAAAGGGGGCAGTTTTAG
- the LOC118059081 gene encoding senescence-associated carboxylesterase 101 isoform X1, producing the protein MSISVCDTFSRCISGLDLADLVVNADLLQLSCDAIEDLHAETNPHQQLSSTLSVRHKLVQQSNCTIIAFATSPLCTKDHILQGGDLVSSSTLKEQKFPLFDFLRSNGNPSFSILRVAINLFKDYFPELSQLKDQIHDSTTEELLVNSRLIVTGHSLGGTVASLFTLWLLDNIKKTAGRNQLPFCITFGSPLIGDQGLQRAISEHSQWNSCFLHVAAFKDLSPRILITSQPNPQYKPFGTYFFCSELGCNCVDDPEVVSRLLKSTITPVSAEEMGIDDYSGTVKHLKSGLIMKDNSQLGQPVTPSLRPGMILQLKAIGFEITAQQQQNNSINDLISELERHENQMAQQMKAIDLNEKLNMVKIRMAYLEWYKKDCKAKGAGYYDSYKNLSCKRDREVTKHKKVLSDYWKKLVEDFERKPQKEGAFMRETWLFAGTNYRRMVEPLDIAEYYRQTGKRDYLTHGRSRHYILLEQWQKEQTEKLAGPPNDKKKQSVAGILTEDSCFWMKVEEALISCKLLRDETSSTSEKQSAREFLNTFEQYVMDQINNYAVSPEIFLEKSSFTKWWKDFQGIIETSHNSPLTDFMKKGSYLQYKRGQF; encoded by the exons ATGTCCATCTCTGTTTGTGACACCTTTTCCAG ATGTATCAGCGGGCTAGATTTGGCAGACTTGGTGGTCAACGCCGACCTGCTCCAGCTTTCATGTGATGCCATAGAGGACCTGCACGCAGAAACCAATCCACATCAACAATTGTCCAGCACCCTGTCTGTAAGACACAAACTTGTTCAACAATCGAATTGCACCATCATAGCTTTTGCCACTTCACCTCTCTGTACAAAAGACCATATTTTACAAGGAGGAGATTTGGTTTCATCATCAACTCTCAAGGAGCAGAAGTTTCCTCTCTTCGACTTCCTACGCTCCAATGGCAATCCGTCCTTCTCCATTCTTAGAGTTGCAATAAACCTTTTTAAGGACTATTTTCCGGAGCTCTCTCAACTCAAAGATCAA ATCCATGATTCGACGACTGAAGAATTACTAGTGAACTCTCGGTTGATTGTTACTGGACATTCTCTTGGAGGAACAGTTGCTTCTCTCTTTACTCTATGGTTGTTAGACAACATAAAAAAGACAGCCGGAAGAAATCAACTCCCCTTCTGCATCACTTTTGGTTCACCCCTTATAGGCGACCAAGGCCTCCAACGAGCCATCTCAGAACATTCACAGTGGAATTCTTGTTTTCTACACGTTGCTGCCTTCAAGGACCTATCCCCAAGAATTTTGATAACTTCACAGCCTAATCCTCAGTACAAGCCTTTCGGTACATATTTCTTCTGTTCTGAGCTGGGATGCAACTGTGTTGATGACCCTGAAGTGGTTTCAAGGTTATTGAAAAGCACAATAACTCCAGTTTCCGCTGAAGAAATGGGGATTGATGATTATAGCGGAACAGTGAAGCATCTGAAGTCGGGGCTTATCATGAAGGATAATTCACAACTTGGCCAACCAGTTACGCCTTCACTTCGGCCAGGGATGATTTTACAACTGAAAGCCATTGGATTTGAAATAACTGCTCAG CAGCAGCAGAACAACAGCATCAATGATCTTATTTCAGAATTGGAAAGACACGAAAATCAAATGGCACAACAAATGAAGGCTATTGACCTGAACGAAAAACTAAACATGGTTAAGATAAGAATGGCCTACTTAGAATGGTACAAGAAAGACTGCAAGGCTAAGGGGGCAGGCTACTATGATAGTTACAAGAACCTGTCCTGCAAAAGAGATAGAGAGGTTACCAAGCACAAGAAAGTTCTCTCCGATTACTGGAAAAAATTGGTGGAGGACTTTGAGCGAAAACCCCAGAAAGAAGGAGCATTTATGCGGGAGACATGGCTTTTCGCTGGAACAAATTATAGAAGAATGGTTGAACCACTTGACATTGCTGAATACTATAGACAGACTGGGAAACGAGACTATCTAACTCATGGAAGATCCAGACATTATATTCTGCTGGAGCAATGGCAAAAGGAGCAGACAGAAAAACTTGCAGGCCCACCAAATGATAAGAAGAAACAAAGTGTGGCTGGTATTCTAACAGAGGATTCTTGCTTTTGGATGAAAGTGGAGGAGGCTCTCATTTCTTGCAAATTGTTGAGGGATGAAACCTCCAGTACTTCAGAGAAACAGTCAGCGAGAGAGTTTCTGAATACTTTCGAGCAATATGTGATGGACCAAATTAATAACTATGCGGTGTCTCCTGagattttcttggaaaaaagCAGTTTTACGAAATGGTGGAAAGACTTTCAGGGAATCATTGAAACATCCCATAATTCTCCTCTCACTGACTTCATGAAGAAAGGCAGTTATCTCCAATATAAAAGGGGGCAGTTTTAG
- the LOC118059082 gene encoding senescence-associated carboxylesterase 101 isoform X1, translating to MCPSICGLMTELFKMLFVFASQGTKKDRKRCSKTSAYSVNVKSTGGCHRNLSKKANRALVYRCISGLDLADLVVNADLLQLSCDAIEDLHAETNPHQQLSSTLSVRHKLVQQSNCTIIAFATSPLCTKDHILQGGDLVSSSTLKEQKFPLFDFLRSNGNPSFSILRVAINLFKDYFPELSQLKDQIHDSTTEELLVNSRLIVTGHSLGGTVASLFTLWLLDNIKKTAGRNQHPFCITFGSPLIGDQGLQRAISEHSQWNSCFLHVAAFKDLSPRILITSQPNPQYKPFGTYFFCSELGCNCVDDPEVVSRLLKSTITPVSAEEMGIDDYSGTVKHLKSGLIMKDNSQLGQPVTPSLRPGMILQLKAIGFEITAQQQQNNSINDLISELERHENQMAQQMKAIDLNEKLNMVKIRMANLEWYKKDSKARGVGYYDSYKNPHFKRDSEVTKHKKVLSDYWKKMVEDFARKPQKEGAFMRETWLFAGTNYRRMVEPLDIAEYYRQTGKRDYLTHGRSRHYILLEQWQKEQTEKLAGPPNDKKKQSVAGILTEDSCFWMKVEEALISCKLLRDETSSTSEKQSAREFLNTFEQYVMDQINNYAVSPEIFLEKSSFTKWWKDFQGIIETSHNSPLTDFMKKGSYLQYKRGQF from the exons ATGTGTCCATCTATATGTGGGCTAATGACAGAACTGTTCAAGATGCTCTTCGTGTTCGCAAG CCAGGGAACTAAAAAGGATCGGAAAAGATGCAGCAAGACCTCAGCCTATTCGGTAAACGTCAAAAGTACTGGTGGCTGCCATCGGAACTTGAGCAAGAAAGCGAATCGAGCTCTAGTTTACAG ATGTATCAGCGGGCTAGATTTGGCAGACTTGGTGGTCAACGCCGACCTGCTCCAGCTTTCATGTGATGCCATAGAGGACCTGCACGCAGAAACCAATCCACATCAACAATTGTCCAGCACTTTGTCTGTAAGACACAAACTTGTTCAACAATCGAATTGCACCATCATAGCTTTTGCCACTTCACCTCTCTGTACAAAAGACCATATTTTACAAGGAGGAGATTTGGTTTCATCATCAACTCTCAAGGAGCAGAAGTTTCCTCTCTTCGACTTCCTACGCTCCAATGGCAATCCGTCCTTCTCCATTCTTAGAGTTGCAATAAACCTTTTTAAGGACTATTTTCCGGAGCTCTCTCAACTCAAAGATCAA ATCCATGATTCGACGACTGAAGAATTACTAGTGAACTCTCGGTTGATTGTTACTGGACATTCTCTTGGAGGAACAGTTGCTTCTCTCTTTACTCTATGGTTGTTAGACAACATAAAAAAGACAGCCGGAAGAAATCAACACCCCTTCTGCATCACTTTTGGTTCACCCCTTATAGGCGACCAAGGCCTCCAACGAGCCATCTCAGAACATTCGCAGTGGAATTCTTGTTTTCTACACGTTGCTGCCTTCAAGGACCTATCCCCAAGAATTTTGATAACTTCACAGCCTAATCCTCAGTACAAGCCTTTCGGTACATATTTCTTCTGTTCTGAGCTGGGATGCAACTGTGTTGATGACCCTGAAGTGGTTTCAAGGTTATTGAAAAGCACAATAACTCCAGTTTCCGCTGAAGAAATGGGGATTGATGATTATAGCGGAACAGTGAAGCATCTGAAGTCGGGGCTTATCATGAAGGATAATTCACAACTTGGCCAACCAGTTACGCCTTCACTTCGGCCAGGGATGATTTTACAACTGAAAGCCATTGGATTTGAAATAACTGCTCAG CAGCAGCAGAACAACAGCATCAATGATCTTATTTCAGAATTGGAAAGACACGAAAATCAAATGGCACAACAAATGAAGGCTATTGACCTGAACGAAAAACTAAACATGGTTAAGATAAGAATGGCCAACTTAGAATGGTACAAGAAAGACAGCAAGGCAAGGGGGGTAGGCTACTATGATAGTTACAAGAACCCGCACTTCAAAAGAGATAGCGAGGTTACCAAGCACAAGAAAGTTCTCTCCGATTACTGGAAAAAAATGGTGGAGGACTTTGCGCGAAAACCCCAGAAAGAAGGAGCATTTATGCGGGAGACATGGCTTTTCGCTGGAACAAATTATAGAAGAATGGTTGAACCACTTGACATTGCTGAATACTATAGACAGACTGGGAAACGAGACTATCTAACTCATGGAAGATCCAGACATTATATTCTGCTGGAGCAATGGCAAAAGGAGCAGACAGAAAAACTTGCAGGCCCACCAAATGATAAGAAGAAACAAAGTGTGGCTGGTATTCTAACAGAGGATTCTTGCTTTTGGATGAAAGTGGAGGAGGCTCTCATTTCTTGCAAATTGTTGAGGGATGAAACCTCCAGTACTTCAGAGAAACAGTCAGCGAGAGAGTTTCTGAATACTTTCGAGCAATATGTGATGGACCAAATTAATAACTATGCGGTGTCTCCTGagattttcttggaaaaaagCAGTTTTACGAAATGGTGGAAAGACTTTCAGGGAATCATTGAAACATCCCATAATTCTCCTCTCACTGACTTCATGAAGAAAGGCAGTTATCTCCAATATAAAAGGGGGCAGTTTTAG
- the LOC118059082 gene encoding senescence-associated carboxylesterase 101 isoform X2 yields the protein MCPSICGLMTELFKMLFVFASQGTKKDRKRCSKTSAYSVNVKSTGGCHRNLSKKANRALVYRCISGLDLADLVVNADLLQLSCDAIEDLHAETNPHQQLSSTLSVRHKLVQQSNCTIIAFATSPLCTKDHILQGGDLVSSSTLKEQKFPLFDFLRSNGNPSFSILRVAINLFKDYFPELSQLKDQIHDSTTEELLVNSRLIVTGHSLGGTVASLFTLWLLDNIKKTAGRNQHPFCITFGSPLIGDQGLQRAISEHSQWNSCFLHVAAFKDLSPRILITSQPNPQYKPFGTYFFCSELGCNCVDDPEVVSRLLKSTITPVSAEEMGIDDYSGTVKHLKSGLIMKDNSQLGQPVTPSLRPGMILQLKAIGFEITAQQQNNSINDLISELERHENQMAQQMKAIDLNEKLNMVKIRMANLEWYKKDSKARGVGYYDSYKNPHFKRDSEVTKHKKVLSDYWKKMVEDFARKPQKEGAFMRETWLFAGTNYRRMVEPLDIAEYYRQTGKRDYLTHGRSRHYILLEQWQKEQTEKLAGPPNDKKKQSVAGILTEDSCFWMKVEEALISCKLLRDETSSTSEKQSAREFLNTFEQYVMDQINNYAVSPEIFLEKSSFTKWWKDFQGIIETSHNSPLTDFMKKGSYLQYKRGQF from the exons ATGTGTCCATCTATATGTGGGCTAATGACAGAACTGTTCAAGATGCTCTTCGTGTTCGCAAG CCAGGGAACTAAAAAGGATCGGAAAAGATGCAGCAAGACCTCAGCCTATTCGGTAAACGTCAAAAGTACTGGTGGCTGCCATCGGAACTTGAGCAAGAAAGCGAATCGAGCTCTAGTTTACAG ATGTATCAGCGGGCTAGATTTGGCAGACTTGGTGGTCAACGCCGACCTGCTCCAGCTTTCATGTGATGCCATAGAGGACCTGCACGCAGAAACCAATCCACATCAACAATTGTCCAGCACTTTGTCTGTAAGACACAAACTTGTTCAACAATCGAATTGCACCATCATAGCTTTTGCCACTTCACCTCTCTGTACAAAAGACCATATTTTACAAGGAGGAGATTTGGTTTCATCATCAACTCTCAAGGAGCAGAAGTTTCCTCTCTTCGACTTCCTACGCTCCAATGGCAATCCGTCCTTCTCCATTCTTAGAGTTGCAATAAACCTTTTTAAGGACTATTTTCCGGAGCTCTCTCAACTCAAAGATCAA ATCCATGATTCGACGACTGAAGAATTACTAGTGAACTCTCGGTTGATTGTTACTGGACATTCTCTTGGAGGAACAGTTGCTTCTCTCTTTACTCTATGGTTGTTAGACAACATAAAAAAGACAGCCGGAAGAAATCAACACCCCTTCTGCATCACTTTTGGTTCACCCCTTATAGGCGACCAAGGCCTCCAACGAGCCATCTCAGAACATTCGCAGTGGAATTCTTGTTTTCTACACGTTGCTGCCTTCAAGGACCTATCCCCAAGAATTTTGATAACTTCACAGCCTAATCCTCAGTACAAGCCTTTCGGTACATATTTCTTCTGTTCTGAGCTGGGATGCAACTGTGTTGATGACCCTGAAGTGGTTTCAAGGTTATTGAAAAGCACAATAACTCCAGTTTCCGCTGAAGAAATGGGGATTGATGATTATAGCGGAACAGTGAAGCATCTGAAGTCGGGGCTTATCATGAAGGATAATTCACAACTTGGCCAACCAGTTACGCCTTCACTTCGGCCAGGGATGATTTTACAACTGAAAGCCATTGGATTTGAAATAACTGCTCAG CAGCAGAACAACAGCATCAATGATCTTATTTCAGAATTGGAAAGACACGAAAATCAAATGGCACAACAAATGAAGGCTATTGACCTGAACGAAAAACTAAACATGGTTAAGATAAGAATGGCCAACTTAGAATGGTACAAGAAAGACAGCAAGGCAAGGGGGGTAGGCTACTATGATAGTTACAAGAACCCGCACTTCAAAAGAGATAGCGAGGTTACCAAGCACAAGAAAGTTCTCTCCGATTACTGGAAAAAAATGGTGGAGGACTTTGCGCGAAAACCCCAGAAAGAAGGAGCATTTATGCGGGAGACATGGCTTTTCGCTGGAACAAATTATAGAAGAATGGTTGAACCACTTGACATTGCTGAATACTATAGACAGACTGGGAAACGAGACTATCTAACTCATGGAAGATCCAGACATTATATTCTGCTGGAGCAATGGCAAAAGGAGCAGACAGAAAAACTTGCAGGCCCACCAAATGATAAGAAGAAACAAAGTGTGGCTGGTATTCTAACAGAGGATTCTTGCTTTTGGATGAAAGTGGAGGAGGCTCTCATTTCTTGCAAATTGTTGAGGGATGAAACCTCCAGTACTTCAGAGAAACAGTCAGCGAGAGAGTTTCTGAATACTTTCGAGCAATATGTGATGGACCAAATTAATAACTATGCGGTGTCTCCTGagattttcttggaaaaaagCAGTTTTACGAAATGGTGGAAAGACTTTCAGGGAATCATTGAAACATCCCATAATTCTCCTCTCACTGACTTCATGAAGAAAGGCAGTTATCTCCAATATAAAAGGGGGCAGTTTTAG
- the LOC118059083 gene encoding magnesium transporter MRS2-3 yields MTSRPQTPPHQDPMARPAPATTSLTVPVPSSRKKGTGVRPWLLLDSTGQAQVEEAGKHAIMRRTGLPARDLRILDPLLSYPSTVLGRERAIVINLEHIKAIITAQEVLLLNSRDPSVTPFVEELQRRLIFHYHATKAQEGNGDHSKATPCRVEEPDFKGSIPEKSPVGFSHFEDCNEGIKAEGKQGLENRDGSKVLPFEFVALEACLEAACSCLESEAKTLEQEAHPALDKLTSKISTLNLERVRQIKSRLVAITGRVQKVRDELEHLLDDDEDMVELYLTEKLVQQQLEDSSTSSLNEGNDMDDDELQADSDDSIPAEVSLGALASHKDDINNIDNEHDHLFTAPNGLGRYSHTHTSTTRSAISKHLNVEELEMLLEAYFVQIDGTLNNLSTLREYVDDTEDYINIMLDDKQNHLLQMGVMLTTATLVVSCFVVVVGILGMNIKIELFKEVQTGMPKFLWTVAGGTSGVVFLYVIAIAWCKHKRLLDN; encoded by the exons ATGACATCTCGCCCACAAACACCACCACACCAGGACCCGATGGCCCGTCCCGCGCCAGCCACAACCTCTCTCACCGTCCCTGTCCCATCCTCTCGCAAAAAAGGAACAGGGGTCCGACCCTGGCTCTTATTGGACTCAACAGGCCAGGCCCAGGTAGAGGAAGCTGGTAAGCACGCCATCATGCGCCGAACTGGCCTTCCTGCTCGCGACCTTCGGATCCTTGACCCGTTACTTTCTTACCCATCTACTGTTTTGGGTCGAGAGAGAGCGATTGTTATTAATTTGGAGCATATTAAGGCGATTATTACAGCACAAGAGGTTTTGTTGTTGAATTCTAGAGACCCTTCTGTCACTCCATTTGTTGAAGAGTTGCAGAGGAGGTTGATTTTTCATTATCACGCTACTAAAGCTCAG GAGGGAAATGGTGATCATTCTAAGGCAACTCCTTGTCGTGTGGAAGAGCCTGATTTCAAGGGTTCAATTCCTGAAAAAAGTCCAGTAGGCTTTTCACATTTTGAGGATTGCAATGAGGGAATTAAGGCAGAAGGGAAACAGGGTCTCGAGAATCGAGATGGATCAAAGGTTCTTCCATTTGAGTTTGTTGCATTGGAAGCATGCCTTGAGGCTGCGTGCAGTTGCTTAGAAAGTGAA GCAAAAACACTGGAGCAAGAGGCGCATCCAGCGTTGGATAAGCTGACTTCAAAGATCAGTACTCTCAATTTAGAACGTGTCCGCCAGATTAAAAGTCGTTTGGTTGCAATAACTGGCCGAGTTCAAAAG GTTAGGGATGAATTAGAACACTTGCTGGATGATGATGAAGACATGGTGGAGTTGTATCTGACAGAAAAGCTGGTTCAGCAACAGCTTGAAGATTCTTCAACTTCCTCTTTAAATGAGGGAAATGACATGGATGATGATGAGCTTCAAGCAGACTCAGATGACAG CATCCCTGCTGAGGTGTCATTGGGAGCCCTTGCTAGCCACAAGGATGATATTAACAACATTGATAATGAACATGATCATCTGTTTACTGCACCTAATGGACTTGGCAGATACAGCCATACCCATACTAGTACAACTCGAAGTGCTATAAGCAAGCATCTCAATGTAGAGGAGCTAGAAATGCTCCTGGAGGCGTACTTTGTACAAATTGATGGCACATTGAACAACTTATCCACG CTGAGGGAGTACGTTGATGACACAGAGGACTACATCAACATTATGCTGGATGACAAACAGAATCATCTCCTGCAAATGGGGGTTATGTTGACAACAGCAACCTTAGTGGTGAGCTGCTTTGTCGTCGTCGTCGGTATCTTAGGCATGAATATCAAAATCGAGCTGTTCAAAGAAGTACAAACAGGAATGCCAAAGTTTCTATGGACTGTTGCTGGTGGCACTAGTGGGGTCGTATTTTTGTATGTGATTGCCATTGCCTGGTGCAAGCACAAGCGGCTGTTAGACAACTGA